A window of Streptomyces armeniacus contains these coding sequences:
- the purN gene encoding phosphoribosylglycinamide formyltransferase, translating into MPASRPARLVVLVSGAGTNLQALLDTIAVQHVVGYGAEIVAVGADRHGTEGLERAKRSGIPTYVCRVEDHASRAEWDAALTAATAAYEPDLVISAGFMKIVGKEFLGRFGGRFINTHPALLPSFPGTHGVRDALEYGVKMTGCTVHFVDEGVDTGPIIAQGVVEVRDEDDETALHERIKEVERRLLVEVVGRLARDGYRIEGRKVLIP; encoded by the coding sequence GTGCCCGCTTCCCGCCCCGCCCGCCTCGTCGTGCTCGTGTCCGGCGCGGGCACCAACCTGCAGGCGCTGCTGGACACCATCGCCGTGCAGCACGTCGTCGGCTATGGCGCCGAGATCGTCGCCGTCGGCGCCGACCGGCACGGCACCGAGGGCCTGGAGCGTGCGAAGCGGTCCGGCATCCCGACCTACGTGTGCCGGGTCGAGGACCACGCCTCCCGCGCGGAGTGGGACGCGGCGCTGACCGCCGCGACCGCCGCGTACGAGCCGGACCTGGTGATCTCGGCGGGGTTCATGAAGATCGTGGGCAAGGAGTTCCTCGGCCGCTTCGGGGGGCGTTTCATCAACACGCACCCCGCGCTGCTGCCGAGTTTCCCCGGCACACACGGCGTACGCGACGCGCTCGAGTACGGCGTCAAGATGACCGGATGCACCGTCCACTTCGTCGACGAGGGCGTCGACACCGGCCCGATCATCGCCCAGGGCGTGGTCGAGGTGCGGGACGAGGACGACGAAACCGCTCTGCACGAGCGGATCAAGGAAGTCGAGCGACGGCTGCTCGTCGAGGTCGTCGGGCGCCTGGCGCGTGACGGCTACCGCATTGAGGGACGAAAGGTATTGATCCCGTGA